In Streptomyces puniciscabiei, a single genomic region encodes these proteins:
- a CDS encoding metallophosphoesterase family protein: protein MRRVTKFSSAAVGLAVLAVTGTAIAAANQSDNDWPYAHHGAASYTLAAVGDIACEPDDAENAATPTSLKCGSPTLGGMSAEFATAKQATGMHPDAVALLGDEQYQVGKLTDFEQSFEQAWGGLKMLERPAPGNHEYYPYAKKGDNEAGQNGAGYFGYFNGHDQAGTPETQGQAGDDTADKQGWYSYNLGNWHIISLNAECNSDTFNHDCSTADSGLLGQETQWLSNDLAANKRQCTIAYWHQATFSATTASTAAVPASAPGAGGVEGAATDAWWKLLYQHHATLILNGHEHAYARLRPMNPAGQYDPTHGIPEFIVGSGGEALDTLAGSPGNYDNPNVVTAQASAFGVMKLTLKSHSYSWDYKPVLPGPGFDSTALQYSDSGSGTCN, encoded by the coding sequence ATGAGACGCGTCACCAAGTTCTCCTCCGCAGCTGTCGGCCTGGCAGTCCTCGCCGTCACCGGCACCGCCATCGCCGCCGCGAACCAGAGCGACAACGACTGGCCGTACGCCCACCACGGCGCGGCCTCGTACACCCTGGCGGCCGTCGGCGACATCGCCTGCGAGCCCGACGACGCCGAGAATGCCGCCACCCCTACGTCGCTCAAGTGCGGCAGCCCCACCCTGGGCGGCATGAGCGCCGAGTTCGCCACCGCCAAGCAGGCCACGGGCATGCACCCCGATGCCGTGGCACTGCTGGGCGACGAGCAGTACCAGGTCGGCAAGCTGACCGACTTCGAGCAGTCCTTCGAGCAGGCATGGGGCGGCCTGAAGATGCTCGAACGCCCGGCGCCGGGCAACCACGAGTACTACCCGTATGCCAAGAAGGGCGACAACGAGGCCGGGCAGAACGGTGCCGGATACTTCGGCTACTTCAACGGCCACGACCAGGCCGGCACGCCGGAGACCCAGGGCCAGGCCGGCGACGACACCGCTGACAAGCAGGGGTGGTACTCCTACAACCTCGGCAACTGGCACATCATCTCGCTCAACGCCGAGTGCAACTCCGACACGTTCAACCATGACTGCTCCACGGCGGACAGCGGCCTCCTCGGCCAGGAGACCCAGTGGCTCTCGAACGACCTGGCCGCCAACAAGCGTCAGTGCACGATCGCGTACTGGCACCAGGCGACGTTCAGCGCCACGACGGCCTCGACCGCCGCGGTGCCCGCTTCCGCGCCGGGCGCCGGCGGCGTCGAGGGTGCAGCGACCGACGCGTGGTGGAAGCTCCTGTACCAGCACCACGCCACGCTCATCCTCAACGGTCACGAGCACGCGTACGCCCGGCTGCGCCCGATGAACCCCGCCGGCCAGTACGACCCGACCCACGGCATCCCGGAGTTCATCGTCGGCTCCGGCGGCGAGGCCCTCGACACTCTCGCCGGCTCGCCCGGCAACTACGACAATCCCAACGTGGTCACCGCCCAGGCCAGCGCCTTCGGCGTCATGAAGCTGACCCTCAAGTCCCACAGCTACAGCTGGGACTACAAGCCCGTCCTGCCCGGCCCCGGCTTCGACTCCACAGCGCTGCAGTACAGCGACTCCGGCAGCGGCACCTGCAACTGA
- a CDS encoding GIY-YIG nuclease family protein, with protein MAETLLGVLTCVLIALISVLESALVIPRIGRYGTSSFDKWCLNAQYIALIFMWFSLLGHEYVHRHERAWAKKSRRYGYTIQGLALALCAATNWGKGIWGAVIVAFLLLMVYSVWDAYMKALALHPEDQKVLDQIIEQKRQRAQERWEEEQRHRRAARLEEAAAQYGQDLAIDPSETKKPSVEWKIPSRKHQPLVYFIRNGNRVKIGTTTDLRRRVRTLALRPENVVLLEAGGMDRERDFHKRFEKYREGNTEWFRDLGELSAYITERVEEIRRQQAATRSGSADR; from the coding sequence GTGGCTGAAACCCTCCTCGGAGTGCTCACATGCGTCCTCATAGCCTTGATCTCCGTATTGGAATCGGCGCTAGTAATCCCACGCATTGGGCGTTATGGGACTAGCAGCTTCGACAAATGGTGCTTGAACGCGCAGTACATTGCGTTGATTTTCATGTGGTTTAGCTTGCTCGGCCACGAATACGTACACCGGCATGAGCGTGCCTGGGCGAAAAAGAGCCGCAGATACGGTTACACGATACAGGGCCTAGCTCTTGCATTGTGTGCCGCCACTAACTGGGGTAAGGGGATCTGGGGAGCCGTAATTGTCGCCTTCCTCCTCCTTATGGTTTATTCGGTTTGGGATGCCTATATGAAGGCGCTCGCACTCCACCCCGAAGATCAGAAGGTCCTTGATCAAATAATTGAGCAGAAGAGGCAGCGAGCACAGGAGAGATGGGAAGAGGAGCAGCGCCACCGCCGCGCCGCTCGACTAGAAGAAGCGGCAGCCCAATATGGCCAGGATCTGGCCATCGACCCCAGCGAGACGAAGAAGCCTTCGGTGGAGTGGAAAATTCCCTCACGCAAGCATCAGCCTCTTGTCTACTTTATTCGCAACGGTAACCGAGTGAAGATTGGAACGACAACAGACCTGCGGCGGCGTGTACGCACACTAGCGCTACGCCCCGAAAATGTCGTGCTCCTCGAGGCGGGCGGCATGGATCGTGAACGTGACTTCCATAAGCGCTTCGAGAAGTATCGTGAGGGGAATACTGAGTGGTTCCGCGACCTAGGAGAACTAAGCGCATACATTACAGAACGCGTTGAGGAGATCCGTCGCCAGCAAGCAGCCACCCGTTCTGGCTCTGCTGACAGGTAG
- a CDS encoding Ku protein, with the protein MRSIWNGAISFGLVSIPIKLVNATESHAISFRQIHTEDNGRIRYRKVCELEEREVTQSEIGKGYEDADGTIIPITDDDLSHLPIPTARTIEIVAFVPADRIDPLQMDAAYYLAASGAPAAKPYTLLREALKRSNKVAIAKYALRGRERLGMLRVVGDAIAMHGLLWPDEVRAPEGVAPDTHVTIRDKELDLADALMDTLGEVDLEDLHDEYREALEEVIAAKASGEAPPEAPAPAAAGKVLDLMAALENSVRAARESRGEPAPSGGPAEVRPLPGKAAPKAAGGKKSTSTAKKTAAEKKPEPARKSTSGTGSKAAQGAKKSTTAKTTAKTTAGTTAAKKTAAKKTASRKRTA; encoded by the coding sequence GTGCGATCCATATGGAACGGCGCCATCTCCTTCGGGCTCGTCAGCATCCCGATCAAGCTGGTGAACGCCACGGAGAGCCACGCGATCTCCTTTCGCCAGATCCACACCGAGGACAACGGCCGCATCCGCTACCGCAAGGTGTGCGAACTGGAGGAACGCGAGGTCACCCAGTCGGAGATCGGCAAGGGCTACGAGGACGCCGACGGCACGATCATCCCGATCACCGACGACGACCTCTCCCACCTCCCCATCCCCACGGCCCGAACGATCGAGATCGTGGCCTTCGTGCCGGCCGACCGGATCGACCCGCTCCAGATGGACGCGGCGTACTACCTGGCCGCCTCCGGCGCCCCGGCGGCCAAGCCGTACACCCTGCTGCGCGAGGCCCTGAAACGCAGCAACAAGGTCGCCATCGCCAAGTACGCCCTGCGCGGCCGTGAACGCCTCGGCATGCTCCGGGTGGTCGGCGACGCCATCGCCATGCACGGCCTGCTCTGGCCGGACGAGGTCCGCGCCCCCGAGGGCGTCGCCCCCGACACCCATGTCACCATCCGCGACAAGGAACTCGACCTAGCGGACGCCCTGATGGACACCCTCGGCGAGGTCGACCTGGAAGACCTCCACGACGAGTACCGGGAGGCCCTGGAGGAGGTCATCGCCGCGAAGGCCTCCGGCGAGGCACCCCCCGAGGCCCCGGCCCCGGCCGCCGCGGGCAAGGTGCTCGACCTGATGGCCGCCCTGGAGAACAGTGTCCGCGCGGCCCGCGAATCCCGCGGCGAACCGGCACCCTCCGGCGGCCCGGCCGAGGTCAGACCCCTGCCGGGGAAAGCCGCACCCAAGGCGGCGGGCGGCAAGAAGTCGACGTCGACGGCGAAGAAGACGGCCGCGGAGAAGAAGCCGGAACCGGCCCGGAAGTCGACGTCCGGGACGGGATCCAAGGCGGCCCAGGGGGCGAAGAAGAGCACGACGGCCAAGACGACGGCCAAGACGACGGCCGGGACGACGGCGGCGAAGAAAACGGCGGCGAAGAAGACGGCGTCGCGCAAGCGGACGGCTTGA
- the ligD gene encoding non-homologous end-joining DNA ligase yields the protein MTPITEVEGRRVALSNLEKVLYPETGFTKAELVHYYATSADVLLPHLRERAVSFLRYPDGPEGQLFFTKNVPPGTPEWVTTAEVPRSSADSPARMVVVQDLASLVWAANLVTEFHTHQWLVQHPDEADRLVFDLDPGAPATVVHCCEVALWLRERLAADGIEAHPKTAGSKGLHLLAAVRGSSSEETSEYAKALAVEAERAMPRLVVHRMTKSLRPGKVFVDWSQNAARKTTATPYTLRARRAPLVSAPVTWEEVADCRSPAQLEFQAGDIAPRLQDLGDPMAGLLDPDAAAPLP from the coding sequence ATGACGCCTATCACAGAGGTGGAGGGGCGGCGGGTCGCGCTCAGCAACCTGGAGAAGGTGCTGTATCCGGAGACCGGCTTCACCAAGGCGGAGCTGGTGCACTACTACGCGACCAGCGCCGATGTGCTGTTGCCGCACCTGCGCGAGCGGGCCGTGTCCTTCCTGCGCTATCCGGACGGGCCTGAGGGGCAGCTGTTCTTCACCAAGAACGTTCCGCCCGGTACGCCCGAGTGGGTCACCACCGCCGAGGTGCCGCGGTCGTCGGCGGACAGTCCGGCCCGGATGGTGGTGGTGCAGGATCTGGCCAGCCTGGTCTGGGCGGCGAATCTCGTCACCGAGTTCCATACGCACCAGTGGCTGGTGCAGCACCCGGACGAGGCCGACCGGCTGGTCTTCGACCTCGACCCGGGCGCGCCCGCGACCGTCGTCCACTGCTGCGAGGTGGCCCTGTGGCTGCGCGAGCGGCTCGCGGCGGACGGCATCGAGGCGCACCCGAAGACGGCCGGGTCGAAGGGGCTGCATCTGCTGGCCGCCGTGCGGGGCTCGTCGTCCGAGGAGACCAGCGAGTACGCGAAGGCGCTCGCCGTGGAGGCCGAGCGGGCGATGCCGCGGCTGGTGGTGCACCGGATGACGAAGAGCCTCCGGCCGGGGAAGGTGTTCGTCGACTGGAGTCAGAACGCGGCCCGCAAGACCACGGCCACGCCGTACACGCTGCGCGCCCGCCGGGCCCCGCTGGTGTCCGCGCCGGTGACCTGGGAGGAGGTCGCCGACTGCCGCAGCCCCGCTCAGCTGGAGTTCCAGGCGGGGGACATCGCGCCGCGGCTGCAGGACCTCGGTGATCCGATGGCCGGCCTGCTGGATCCGGACGCGGCCGCGCCCCTGCCCTGA
- a CDS encoding NERD domain-containing protein — MSALRVVPAYRHGRERLYVCRPDGSNVAWYDRETGRVNLLGQESRDDVLEALKPFLTGPVTVGPPPVPTPAELARLTLHPDDDLAPNRPGEALLVALDRDPGPAHRLRPDPRRRALLAEETIGGVLDGLEGAGWHTLHSITLPGGDRIHHLLLGPGGLFAVHALYARKARVLVADPMVTVGRREGEPLLRRLRAAADRASYALTAEVRPVLALAGPAEVTVSAAPRSVRILQDTELAGLARFGGVLKPADVEALHGMARDRNTWGRV, encoded by the coding sequence ATGAGCGCACTGCGCGTGGTGCCGGCCTATCGGCACGGCCGGGAGCGGCTGTACGTCTGCCGCCCGGACGGAAGCAATGTCGCCTGGTACGACCGCGAGACGGGCCGGGTCAACCTGCTCGGCCAGGAGTCCAGGGACGACGTACTGGAAGCCCTGAAGCCGTTCCTGACCGGCCCGGTGACCGTGGGCCCGCCGCCGGTGCCGACCCCCGCGGAGCTCGCCCGGCTCACCCTGCACCCCGACGACGACCTCGCGCCCAACCGCCCCGGCGAGGCCCTGCTCGTCGCCCTCGACCGCGATCCCGGCCCCGCCCACCGGCTGCGCCCGGACCCGCGCCGCCGCGCCCTGCTGGCCGAGGAGACCATAGGCGGGGTCCTGGACGGCCTGGAGGGCGCCGGCTGGCACACCCTGCACTCCATAACCCTGCCCGGCGGCGACCGCATCCACCATCTGCTGCTCGGCCCCGGCGGCCTGTTCGCCGTACACGCCCTGTACGCCCGCAAGGCCCGGGTCCTGGTCGCCGACCCGATGGTCACCGTCGGCCGCCGCGAGGGAGAGCCGCTGCTGCGCCGGCTGCGCGCCGCCGCCGACCGGGCCTCCTACGCCCTGACCGCCGAGGTGCGCCCCGTACTGGCCCTGGCGGGCCCCGCCGAGGTGACGGTGAGCGCCGCGCCGCGCTCGGTGCGCATCCTGCAGGACACCGAGCTGGCGGGCCTGGCCCGGTTCGGCGGCGTACTGAAGCCGGCGGACGTGGAGGCACTGCACGGGATGGCACGGGACCGGAACACGTGGGGGAGGGTGTAG
- a CDS encoding protein-tyrosine phosphatase family protein, whose translation MRIRGEQPDVPAPKSPWNEIVPGLWMGGHEFRGRSGRLELAVVRDEFDVVQTLLRLPGYGPDPGVEHHVWPIPDGPLDGTQLAGVIRLARAANDALDAGRRVLVRCYHGYNRSGLVVAHALLQRGHAPPDEVVQLIRARRSAWALHNELFVEYLRTGLSTVRLLEELAE comes from the coding sequence TTGCGGATCCGCGGAGAGCAGCCCGACGTACCGGCTCCGAAGAGCCCGTGGAACGAGATCGTGCCCGGCCTGTGGATGGGCGGGCACGAGTTCCGGGGCCGCTCGGGACGGCTGGAGCTCGCCGTCGTACGCGACGAGTTCGACGTGGTGCAGACGCTGCTGCGGCTGCCGGGGTACGGCCCCGATCCGGGGGTCGAGCACCATGTGTGGCCGATACCGGACGGCCCGCTGGACGGGACGCAGCTCGCCGGGGTGATCCGGCTGGCGCGGGCGGCGAACGACGCGCTGGACGCCGGGCGCCGGGTGCTCGTGCGCTGCTACCACGGGTACAACCGCTCGGGCCTGGTCGTCGCGCACGCGCTGCTCCAGCGGGGGCACGCCCCGCCGGACGAGGTGGTCCAGCTGATCCGGGCCCGGCGCTCGGCGTGGGCGCTGCACAACGAGCTGTTCGTGGAGTACCTGCGCACCGGCCTGTCGACGGTGCGGCTGCTGGAGGAGCTGGCCGAGTAG
- a CDS encoding sensor histidine kinase, with the protein MRLALPQWAGALAVKAAAFITVMCCALAALLGVLVHVSVTNQTVGQARSTALSRLADATEAYEAGDTLMPNAGVDPEGLPAPLRAMAAAGDRGTMVSRHDGRPTMWAAGPVAGHRALAVAVDYSQQSRTIAALDNSILWSSVLAIGATVLVGVFAVTRVTRRLHGTARVARRISAGDLDARVDDPRTKDPSRPQDEVAAVAAALDSMASSLQSKLLSEQRFTADVAHELRTPLTGLHAAAELLPPGRPTELVRDRVAALRTLTEDLLEISRLDTGREKLEVDTEELGALARRVVRASGTDTEVRVLTDARVETDRRRLERVLGNLVANAHKHGAPPVVLTVNGAVVTVRDHGAGYPEYLVAHGPQRFRTEGGATGHGLGLTIAVGQAEVLGARLFFANAVDGGAVATLVLPVGDGR; encoded by the coding sequence ATGAGGCTCGCACTGCCCCAGTGGGCCGGGGCGCTCGCCGTGAAGGCGGCCGCGTTCATCACGGTGATGTGCTGTGCCCTGGCCGCGCTGCTCGGCGTCCTGGTGCACGTCTCCGTGACCAACCAGACCGTCGGCCAGGCCCGCAGCACGGCCCTGTCCCGCCTCGCGGACGCCACCGAGGCGTACGAGGCCGGGGACACGCTGATGCCGAACGCCGGGGTGGACCCCGAGGGACTGCCCGCGCCGCTGCGCGCCATGGCGGCGGCCGGTGACCGCGGCACCATGGTGTCCCGGCACGACGGGCGGCCGACCATGTGGGCGGCGGGCCCGGTGGCCGGGCACCGGGCCCTCGCCGTGGCGGTCGACTACTCCCAGCAGTCCCGCACCATCGCCGCGCTCGACAATTCGATCCTGTGGTCGTCGGTGCTCGCGATCGGGGCGACGGTGCTCGTCGGCGTGTTCGCGGTGACCCGGGTGACCCGGCGGCTGCACGGCACGGCCCGGGTGGCCCGGCGGATCAGCGCGGGCGACCTGGACGCGCGCGTCGACGACCCCCGTACGAAGGATCCGTCCCGGCCCCAGGACGAGGTGGCCGCGGTGGCGGCGGCGCTGGACTCCATGGCGTCGAGCCTGCAGAGCAAGCTGCTGAGCGAGCAGCGGTTCACCGCGGACGTGGCGCACGAGCTGCGCACCCCGCTGACCGGGCTGCACGCTGCGGCGGAGCTGTTGCCCCCGGGGCGGCCGACGGAGCTGGTGCGGGACCGGGTGGCGGCGCTGCGGACCCTCACCGAGGACCTGCTGGAGATCTCCCGGCTGGACACCGGGCGGGAGAAGCTCGAGGTGGACACGGAGGAGCTGGGTGCGCTGGCCCGGCGGGTGGTACGGGCCTCGGGCACCGACACGGAGGTGCGCGTCCTGACCGACGCGCGGGTGGAGACCGACCGGCGGCGGCTGGAGCGGGTGCTGGGGAACCTGGTGGCCAACGCCCACAAGCACGGCGCACCGCCGGTGGTGCTGACGGTGAACGGGGCCGTGGTGACCGTGCGTGATCATGGCGCCGGGTATCCGGAGTATCTGGTGGCCCACGGGCCGCAGCGGTTCCGTACCGAGGGCGGGGCCACCGGGCACGGGCTGGGGCTGACCATCGCCGTGGGGCAGGCGGAGGTTCTGGGGGCGCGGTTGTTCTTCGCCAACGCGGTGGACGGCGGGGCCGTTGCCACGCTCGTCCTGCCGGTGGGTGACGGGCGGTAG